One region of Deltaproteobacteria bacterium genomic DNA includes:
- a CDS encoding GNAT family N-acetyltransferase encodes MNKNSSKAYTLKDGSKITIRPMLKSDGNKLYDFFIHIPEEDREFLRHDVSDKKLIDKWCKELDYDKVLPLLALDKDDKIVGDASLHSESYGWTRHIGEIRIVVSRLYRGKGLGFALSREIFLVALEKKLSKLIAEMAAEQKGAINVFEKLGFIKEAQLKNHIINHKGFTHDLVIMTNDVKEAVKLMEQYEVEKLYLNPMEG; translated from the coding sequence ATGAATAAAAACTCTTCCAAGGCTTATACGCTTAAAGATGGTTCTAAAATAACTATAAGACCTATGCTTAAATCAGACGGAAACAAACTTTACGATTTTTTTATACATATACCTGAAGAAGATAGAGAGTTTTTAAGGCATGATGTGTCAGACAAAAAACTAATTGACAAGTGGTGCAAAGAACTTGATTATGATAAAGTCTTACCTCTGCTTGCCCTTGATAAAGATGATAAAATAGTCGGCGACGCAAGCCTTCATTCGGAATCGTACGGATGGACAAGACATATCGGTGAAATAAGAATAGTCGTTTCAAGATTGTACAGAGGTAAAGGGCTGGGCTTTGCTCTCTCAAGAGAGATATTCCTTGTTGCACTTGAAAAAAAGCTGTCTAAACTTATTGCAGAGATGGCCGCAGAACAAAAGGGTGCTATTAATGTATTTGAGAAACTTGGTTTTATAAAAGAGGCACAGCTTAAAAATCATATAATAAACCATAAAGGATTTACGCATGATCTTGTTATCATGACCAATGACGTGAAGGAAGCGGTAAAATTAATGGAGCAGTATGAAGTTGAAAAACTTTACCTTAATCCTATGGAAGGATAG